The following proteins are co-located in the Oncorhynchus gorbuscha isolate QuinsamMale2020 ecotype Even-year linkage group LG22, OgorEven_v1.0, whole genome shotgun sequence genome:
- the LOC124009776 gene encoding calponin-3-like: MTQFNKGPVYGLTAELRSKIAGKYDLQKEEELRFWIEEVTGMPIGENFQKGLKDGVILCELINKLQPGSIKKTNHSKLNWHKLENLGNFIRAILKFGLCPNDIFEANDLFENGNMTQVQSTLLSLAGMAKTKGSNSNCDIGVKFADKRTRHFDEDKIKAGQCVIGLQMGTNKCASQSGMTAYGTRRHLYDPKSQTDKPYDQTTISLQMGTNKGASQAGMSAPGTRRDIYDQKSAGQHADSSTISLQMGTNKVASQKGMSSYGLGRQIYDPKYCASPTEPTEPVTLGNHAGSHGNGSLGTGTNGSEISDSDYQVEYQYQHDDEEEYRGGYQQQYSGHYDEDQGINY, from the exons ATCGCAGGGAAGTATGACCTGCAGAAGGAGGAGGAGCTCCGGTTCTGGATCGAGGAGGTGACGGGCATGCCCATTGGAGAGAACTTCCAGAAGGGCCTCAAGGACGGAGTCATCCTCTGCGA GCTGATTAACAAACTGCAGCCTGGTTCCATTAAGAAAACCAACCACTCCAAACTCAACTGGCACAAG CTGGAAAATCTGGGGAATTTCATCCGAGCCATTCTGAAGTTTGGCCTTTGTCCCAATGACATCTTTGAAGCCAATGACCTGTTTGAGAATGGGAACATGACCCAGGTCCAGAGCACACTGCTGTCCCTGGCTGGTATG GCGAAAACCAAAGGCTCAAACTCCAACTGTGACATCGGTGTGAAGTTCGCAGACAAGAGGACGCGCCATTTCGACGAGGACAAAATTAAGGCTGGACAATGTGTGATTGGACTGCAG ATGGGAACAAATAAATGTGCCAGCCAGTCTGGTATGACAGCGTATGGGACCAGGAGACACTTATATGACCCAAAGTCACAGACAGACAAGCCTTACGACCAGACTACCATCAGCCTGCAGATGGGAACCAACAAGGGCGCCAGCCAG GCTGGCATGTCGGCTCCAGGTACCCGCCGCGACATCTACGACCAGAAGTCGGCGGGACAGCATGCAGACAGCTCCACCATCTCCCTGCAGATGGGCACCAACAAGGTGGCGTCCCAGAAGGGCATGAGCAGCTATGGCCTGGGCAGGCAGATTTACGACCCCAAGTACTGCGCCTCCCCCACAGAGCCCACAGAGCCCGTCACCCTCGGCAACCACGCCGGTAGCCACGGCAACGGGAGCCTGGGAACAGGCACCAATGGATCGGAGATTAGTGACAGCGACTACCAGGTGGAGTACCAGTATCAGCATGACGACGAGGAAGAGTACAGGGGTGGGTACCAACAGCAGTACAGTGGGCACTATGACGAGGACCAGGGCATCAACTATTAG